Part of the Myxocyprinus asiaticus isolate MX2 ecotype Aquarium Trade chromosome 17, UBuf_Myxa_2, whole genome shotgun sequence genome, TTTTTTTGATAGATTAATATTAGTAGCCTAATAATTTAACTGTACACAGAGAATTGACACTATTCTGGGAATTACCATATTTTACTGTGGATCATTTAATATGTAAATAATTCAtttcaaatgtaattaaactgACAGTTCTACTGCATCATAACAACCACATGATGGTGCAAATAATCCATGTTTCATATGACAGTACTGATGATACACCAATAATTCTGTGATTGTAAAAGTCTTTATTGGAagtatcattttaaatgaattacattGCTGTTTAATAGTTTAAGGGATTTCTAAAAAGGCTTTAGTCTTCCTGTGATCAAAccttgtcatttttgtgttactATATTAAACAGTCTCATTGTGGTACCTTTGTACTTTACAGAGAGTAAATCATAAACACAGTTTACTCAAGTACTAACTACTATTACCAAATGCTCATTACACATATGGAGAACCATAGGGCAGCAAAGTTTAGCTGTGTCCTGTGAGACCAACAGGTCTTCTGTTGGGTTTCCTCTTGATGGATCAGAACGTTGAATCCGGTAATCACAGACGACTTTGATTGGTCCATCCTAAGCATCGTTGAGAAAAGGAACAATACCACGTGACAGCACCATCCACATTTCGCTTCAGCAGCAGTGAGTGAACCTCTTAAGTCCAAACAACAATCTTCACCTGAATAGCGATGATACACATTGAATTGAAAGAATTACACATTGAGTACGAGAATTAAGAGAAGTATTATTTAGACTCTTGGGACCGCACCAAGTAGAGAATGTTTCTGGACTGAATTTTCAGAACCCTGATTCATGCTAATTGCCATTTAACCCGCTTATTCCCTTTCTTTTTGAATACAAATAAAACCTTCTCCCATAGCAAATTATAAATCTCTCAAACAGTTCACAGAGCAGCTGCATTTATGTATCTTCATCTCCAGTCCGAATGGGATATAGGCTAGTGCCTTTCCATGACATTGTAATGTGTTAATGCTTGAACTCTGCAGGTCCAGAGCAGAATTAAGATAATTAATTAAGCTGAAAGGGGAGGAGACATCTTAATTAAAAGCTGTATTTAATGGCCAAGCTAAGCAGTAGTGTGTATTGTGGGAGGCTTGTCAAAATGGAGTTCAGTCAAGGTGCAATTGTTGTTCTCATGTTGGCTGTTTTTGGTGTCTGCAATGCATGGGAAAATTCAAGGCACTTTCAAAGTCTGAGAGGCATTGGGCCAAAATCAGACCTGACTCCTGTGGTGTCTGTGTCTGGAGGTCTTGTCTCTTCACCTCCTGGTTTTTTGGATCCTCTACAAATGGCTGCTCAGTATCAGAGTCCTTTGAGTGGTGATTCCAAGAAGCTTGCACAAGATCCTCTTGCTTTTCAGTCCAAGCAACTACTGCAAGGTCCAGTGAAGCCATTGGATTGGAGATATCCTGTAGTTCCTGAAGTACCGAGGGCGTTAGCGGTGGACTTTCAGTTGAGACAGCCTGTAACACCTAGCAGTGTAGCTGTTCAGTGTGGCGAGAGTACGGTAATCGTAGAAGCAAAGCGAGACTTGTTTAGTAACCGTCAGTTGATTAAGCCATCTGGTCTTACTTTGGGAGGATGTTCTGCTCTTGGTGAGGACTTTGATTCTAAGGTGATCATCTTTGAGTATGAGCTACAGGACTGCAACAGTGTGGTGACGGTGAGAACTGTTTACATTACACTTGTTTGCTGTAGTGGAGTATGAACTCCTGTGTAACCTGTCATCGTTTTGCAGATGACTGACGATGAGCTTGTCTACACCTTTGCTCTTACTTACACCCCTGAGCCATTTGCTGGAACTCCAATTTACAGGGCTGATAGTGCCATCATTGGCATCCAGTGCCATTATCCAAGGTAAGGCTGACACTTAACTGTTTAATTCATTGT contains:
- the LOC127454997 gene encoding zona pellucida sperm-binding protein 3-like: MEFSQGAIVVLMLAVFGVCNAWENSRHFQSLRGIGPKSDLTPVVSVSGGLVSSPPGFLDPLQMAAQYQSPLSGDSKKLAQDPLAFQSKQLLQGPVKPLDWRYPVVPEVPRALAVDFQLRQPVTPSSVAVQCGESTVIVEAKRDLFSNRQLIKPSGLTLGGCSALGEDFDSKVIIFEYELQDCNSVVTMTDDELVYTFALTYTPEPFAGTPIYRADSAIIGIQCHYPRLQNLSSNALNPAWVPFASVAAGEDILVFSLKLMTDDWSFQRPSNVYFLGDVITFEASVKMYNHGPLRVFVDSCVATQVPSVQAQPRYSFIENHGCFVDGKTTGSNSYFLPQTQTDKIQFQLEAFVFQQGGSPSIYITCSLKATLASTPTDAQRKSCSFHANGWFAADGDDQVCGCCDSTCGSDSGSASTSYAGPQWEGKTTFGPIMVQGQKEP